In the genome of Roseovarius sp. Pro17, the window CCTCGAGGCCGGTCACTTCGGGAAAGGCCAGCAGCGCCTCTTGCAACGCCTGCGACGCGGCCTTGAGAGTGGCCGCATCCGCGCCCGAAAACTGCACGTCCAGCGCATCGCCCCCCGGCCCGCTGCGCATTCCACGAAAGCTGACCGTTTCGGCCAAGGGGTGCGGCACGACACGTTCCTGAAGGGCGGCGACAAAGGCAAAACTGCTATAGGGGCGCAGATCGGCCTCAATCAACTCGATGGAAATGCCGCCCAACTGGTCCGGCTCTTTCGTCTCGGCACCCGACAGGTTGCGGCCCGCGTTACCGCCGATCTCGGCCATGACGTAGTCCAGCGGGTTTACACCGTATTCGGCCTCATACTCCGTCGCCAGCTCAGCCGTGGCGCGCTGCATCTCGCGCATCATCTCGATTGAATCCGCGCGCGTCGCGCCCGGCGCCATCGCGAAATTGCCCGTGACGCTGCCCCGCTCTGGCGCATTGAAGAAGCGCCACGTGACGTCACCGCGCACGAACAACGCCGCTTGGCTGGCGAGGATCAAAACCGTGCCGGCAAGCACCGGGTAACGCAGCCAGATAACCCCGGCCATAGCGGGGCGAAAGACCGCCTCGCGCACCCATTCAAAGCCGCGATTGACGGTGCGCGAAGGTGCGTCATACCAATGTGCGCGCGCCGAGGCGGTCAGCGCGTGGCTCATGTGATTGGGCAGGATCAGAAAACACTCGACCAGCGATGCGGTGAGCACAACGACCACGGTAAAGGGGATATCAGCGATCAGATCACCGAACCGACCCGCGATTGCCGTCAGCCCCAGAAAGGCGATCACCGTCGTCGCAGTCGCGGAAAAGACCGGCATCGCCATGCGCCGTGCGGCATTTTCGGCCGCGACAACCGGCGATTCCCCCAAGGATTTCACGCGCGCATCAGCATGTTCGCCTACCACGATGGCATCGTCCACCACGATGCCCAGCGTGATGATCAGCGCGAATAGTGAGATCATGTTGATCGTGATCCCCGCCGCATACATCAGCGCGACCGCGGCCAGCAGCGCGACGGGAATACCCGCCGCCACCCAGAACGCAGTGCGCGCATTGAGGAACAGAAACAGCAGCCCCACGACCAGCATCAAACCAATCATGGCATTGTCGAGAAGCGTGTTCAGCCGACCTGATATCTGCTCGGACCTTGTACGGATCAAATCGACGCTCACGCCTTCGGGCAGGGTGCGGGCCATGTCGCGCGCGACCTTCTCGACGGTCTTCTGTATGCCGATGGCGTCGCCCCCCTCCGAGCGGTCCACGCGCAAGGAAATGGCCGGATTGTCGCCCACGAAATACGCGCGCGTGCGCGATGCGCCCAGAACCCGAAGGTCAGCCACATCGCCCACAGTCAGGCGTGTCTCGCCCGGCGCACCCCGCAGGGTGATGGCGGCGATCTGGTCCGGGTCGCGTTTTTCGCGCCCCGTGCGCACGCGGGTCGCCGCGCCGTCCACATCGCCTGCAGGGTCGGCATCGACCTCAGCGGCGATGGCGGCGGCAATTTCCGCGAGGGTGATGTCATGCGCCATCAACTGCACGCCGGGAACCTCAACGATGATCTGCGGCGCTGCCACGCCACGCAGCGTGGTGCGCGTGACCCCTTCGGCAAAGAGGCGCGTCACCAGCTCATCAGCGTAGAGCGCCAGTTGATCGACCCCTACGGGACCGGTAATGACCACGTCCGTGACCCGGTCGAACCAGCTGCCGCGCCGCACCTTGGGGTCTTCGGCGGCGTCCGGCAGGGTGGTGACGGAATCGACCGCCGCTTGCACATCCGTCGCGGCGCGCGCCATGTCCCAGCCGGGCTGGAATTCGATTGCGATAGTGCCGAAATTCTCGCGGCTGGAGCCTTGCGTGCTCTCGACGCCCTCGATGGCCAGCATGTCGGGTTCGAGCACCTGAATAATCGCAGCGTCGATATCCTCGGCGCCGGCACCGTCCCATTCAACCGATACCGTTACGCTTTGGACCACAACATCGGGGAAAAACTGCGCGCGCATGTTTGGCACGGCGGCGAGGCCCATCACGACCATGACCACCAGCAGCAGGTTGGCTGCGGTGCGGTGGCGGGTGAACCACGATATGATGCCGCCCGCCGCTGGCGGTATGCCACGCGCCACGGGCTAGCCACCCATCCGGTTTTCCAACCGCTCGACCACGCGGGCGGGCACGCGGGCCTGCGCCAGTTGGTCCAGCAAGCGGGTGCGCATGGCGTCGGGCATGTCGCGGCTGCCCTCCACATAGGCGATGAGGCGCGCGCGGCGCTCCTCGCTCAGCTCCAGCATGGCGGCGGGTTCAGGTGCAGCGGCGCCTGCTCCGATAGGGCGTACTTTGATCCCCGCGCCCAAAAGGGGCGAGCGCTGCGTGACGATCTGACGACCTGCCAGAGGTGGCGATCCTTCGGCTGCGCGGATCAGCACATCGTCGCCTTGGCGGCGTATCAGCGTAACGGCCAACGGCTCCAGCCGGGTATCCGCGTCCAGCGCCAGAACCGCACCGTCCGCGCCCAGCGCCGTGGCAGGCAGGCGCACCACATTCTCCAAAACCGGCTCGGCCACTTCGACGGTGACGAAATCGCCGGGCTTCAACCCTTGCGCCGACTCCAGCCGCGCAAAGACCAGACGCCCGGTCTGCCCCTCGCCCACGGCGGCGCTGGCGCGGGTGATACTCCCCGGCGCAATGAGGCGCGTACCGGATGCCTCTAGCACAGCGGTGACTGGCGCGCGGCGCAACTGGGCATTCTGATCCAGCAGGCGCGCGAATTGCGAGGTCGAGACGCGAAACGCTACCTCCAGCGCCGAGCGGTCGATCAGGCTTGCCAGCCGTTCGCCATTGCTGACCAGCGCGCCCTGATCCACTGCAACATCGGCCAGCGCGCCTGCAAATTCGGCGGTTATGCTGGTGTCGGCCAGCCGTCTTTCCGCCTCGGCCAGCGCGATTTCGGCGCGCACGGTTCCGGTCGCGGCCTGATCGACGCGCGCCTCGGCGCTGGCGACGGCCTGTCTGCGCGTCAGAACAGCGCCGCGCGCGGCGGCGGCCGCCAGCTCGGCGGTCTCGGCGGCGGCGGTGGTGGCGACGCCACGCTCGCCCAGATCGCGCTGGCGCTGCAATGCGCGCTCTTGCAGGTCGGCCTGATCGCGCGCCGCCGTCAGTTCGTCGCGCGCCAGATCCAGCCCGCGGGCGGCATCGCGGGCCTCAGCGCGGGCGTCCATAAGATCGCTCGACGCGCGATCGCGCGCAGACTGTGTGTCAGCCGGATCAATCCGCACCAGAAGCTGCCCCGCCTCGACCTGCCGGCCCTCGTCAAAGGCCTCGGCCAGCTCGACGATGGTACCGGACGCCTTGGCGCGCAGCTCCAGCGTGCGGCGGCTACGCACCTCGCCATAGGCGATCAGGGTCGGTGCGATGGCCTGTGGCTGCGCCAGCACGACCTTGACCGCGAACTCACGCTCTTCGCGCACGCCCGCATCTGGCGTGCGGGCCAGCCGCGCCTGCACCGACGCGTTCAGGATGTAGCCCGCATAGGCCAATATCCCCAATGTCAGAGACATCAGGATCAGACCTGTCAGACTTCGGCGCAGAAACTGCATTGCTGGGCGATCCTCGCTGGGGCGGCGCGCAGTCTATATGTAAGCTGCGCACACCGAATGCCAAGCACGCTACTTGCGGCGCTGATGCTCGTCCAGACGGGGCATGATCTCGACAAAGTTGCAGGGGCGGTGGCGATAGTCCAGTTGCAGGGACAATATGTCGTCCCACGCATCCTTGCACGCGCCGGGGCTGCCGGGCAGCGCGAACAGGTAGGTGCCACGTGCCACGCCCGCCGTAGCGCGGCTTTGAACGGCGCTGGTGCCGATCTTGGCCATGCTGACATGGGTGAACACGGTGCCAAAGGCGTCGATTTCCTTTTCATAGACGTCGCGATGCGCCTCGACGGTCACGTCGCGGCCCGTCAGGCCAGTGCCCCCGGTTGAGATGATGGCGTCGATGCCCGCATCCTCGCACCAATCGCGCAGACGCTTTGCAATTGCGGCACGCTCGTCCCGCACAATGGCGCGAGCGGCCAGAATATGTCCGGCCCCTTCGATCCGGGCCGCCAGCGTATCGCCCGAGCGGTCATCATCTGCCTGCCGCGTATCGCTGACGGTCAGCACTGCGATGCGCACGGGGATGAACTTGCGGGTTTCATCAATGTTACTCATGGCTCAGGCCCTTTCCAGTATCGCGAGGCGCGCCGCCAGCGCCGTGAATATCGCAGCCGTGGCATAGCCCAACCCGCGCGCAAAGCGCGGCGATCCGGCCATGCGCCGCCCAAGGCCCCCAGCGAACACGCCGACGGCACCGTTGATGATCAAGCCGCCAAAGCCCATGATCGCACCCAGCATCAGAAACTGCCCCAGCAGGCTGCGGGTGGGGTCGGTGAATTGCGGCAAAAACGCCAGAACGAAAAAGATCACTTTGGGGTTCGTGAGGTTCACGATCAGCCCCTCGCGGAACGCACGGCGCACGCTCATCGGGCGACCCGTGGCGTGGACCGGCCCAGTGCGCAGCGCGCCGACTGCCAGCCACAACAGATAGGCGACTCCCACCCAGCGGATCACATCGAACAGCCACGGCGCCGCCGTCACCAGCGCGCCGATTCCCAGCGCCGCTAAACTCACATGGACCAGCGCCCCCAAGGAAATACCCGCGCTCGCGGCCATCGCCTGCTTTGGCCCGGCGCGCAAACCCTGTCCGAGGCAGAACATCATATCCGCCCCCGGCGTCAGGTTCAGCGCCAATGCGGCAGGCAGGAACGCCAGCAGCAGCCACGGATCAATCACGATGCGTCCCCCCTCAGCCGGGCCTGCACAGCCAGCAGATCGGCCCAGGCCGCGCGCTTGGCCGCAGGTGTGCGCAGCAGATAGGCAGGATGGAACATCGGCAGCGCGGGCTTGCCCCACGCCTCGGTCCATTTCCCGCGCAGCTTGGTAATGCCACGCTCGCCCAAGCCCGCCTGGCACGAGATATTGCCCACGAGGATCACCATCTCGGGTGCGGCCAACTCGACGTGCCGCTGCATGAAAGGGCGCATCATGGCAATCTCACCCGGCTTGGGATCGGCATTCTGCGGCGGACGCCACGGCAGAATGTTGGTGATATAGACGTTCTCCTCGCGGCTCAGCCCGATGCTGGCCAACATCCGGTCCAGCATTTTCCCCGCCTGCCCGACAAAGGGGCGCCCCGCGCGATCCTCTTCGCGGCCCGGTGCCTCGCCGATAATCATCACGCGCGCGCCCGGCACACCATCCGCAAAGACCAGATTGCGCGCGCCACGCTTCAGCTCGCAATGGTCGTAGGCAGCCAGTGCTGCGCGCAGGGCGTCCAGATCATTCGCCCCCTCGGCAGCTTGGCGCGCCGCCGCCTCGGCATCCGGCGCGGCATGCAAAGGCACGGCCTTTTGCGCGGCAGGCGCCACCGCCTTGGGCGCCGCGGCCGGCGCCTCATAGCGGTTCACCGGCACGTCGCCGATCGCCTCGTCGACGCCCAGCTCGACCTGCCATTGCAGGAGCGCCCTCAGCCCGTGAAAATCCAATGCCGAATCCATATAGCGACGCTACTCTGCCCACCTCGCAGGCGAAAGTGCGGAGTGCATCCCGCCCTTTCATCGTTCTGAAAATACTCAAGGTCCGCGCCCTCCGCACAGACCTCCGCTTGCCGATTGATCGCGGCCCGCGCCCATGCGATAACGCCAAGACCTGCCAAACAGGAGATGCCGGTGCCTTTCGACCACACCCACCTTCTGGGGATCGAGCCTTTGGCCCCCCATGACATCACCACGATCCTCGATTTGGCCGATCAATACGCCGATCAGGGCCGCAGCGGTGCCAAGCATGGCGATGCACTGGCAGGCCTGACGCAGATCAACATGTTCTTTGAGAACTCCACCCGCACGCAGGCCAGTTTCGAACTGGCGGGCAAGCGGCTGGGCGCTGACGTCATGTCGATGGCGATGCAGGCCAGCAGTATCAAGAAGGGCGAGACGCTGATCGACACAGCCATGACGCTGAACGCCATGCACCCCGATCTGCTGGTCGTGCGTCACCCCCATTCGGGCGCGGTCGACCTTCTGGCGCAAAAGGTAAACTGCGCGGTGCTGAACGCAGGCGACGGGCGGCACGAACACCCCACGCAGGCGCTGCTGGACGCGCTGACGATCCGCCGCGCCAAGGGGCGGCTGCATCGCCTGAACATCGCGATCTGCGGCGATATCGCGCATAGCCGCGTCGCACGCAGCAACATCATTCTGCTGGGCAAGATGGAGAACCGCATCCGCCTGATCGGCCCTCCCACATTGATGCCCGCCGGGATCGGCGAATTCGGCGTCGAGGTCTATGACGATATGCAAAAGGGGCTGGAGGGAGTCGACGTCGTCATGATGCTGCGCCTTCAGCGCGAGCGTATGGATGGCGGCTTTATCCCCTCCGAGCGCGAATATTACCACCGCTATGGCCTCGACGCCGAAAAGCTGGCCCATGCAGCACCTGATGCGATCGTCATGCATCCCGGCCCGATGAATCGCGGGGTCGAGATCGACGGCGAGTTGGCCGACGATATCAGGCGCAGCGTGATCCAGCAGCAGGTGGAAATGGGCGTCGCCGTGCGTATGGCGGCAATGGACCTACTGGCGCGCAACCTGCGCCGCCGGGCAACCCCGAAAACGGTGATGGCATGAGCGACAAAATCCAGATCACAGCGACAGAGACCGGCATCGTGCGCGTATTCTCCGTCGATATCCCGGCGGATGAAATCGCCACGTTCGCTGCCCGCAATGGCCGCTGGCCCCTGCGCGAGGCGCTGGGGGCCGAGACGCTGGACCCCAAGCATATCGAGGTCTTTGACGCGGCGGACCTGACCGGTGTCGGTCTGGCCGGATATCTGACCGAGGGCCACGCGATCCCCGAGGACCAGATCGAGCCGCTGCGCGCGCGTCTCGCTGCGCAAGAAGGCACGCTGATGGTTATCACGTCGCGGGCCTTCGGCGGGACCGCACAGACATTGACGCCCCGCGCCCCACTCAATCTGATCGCATCCTTTTCCGAGCCGCACGACCCCATCACCTTCGACGCGCTGCCCGACGAATCCGCCCGCACGCCCGAATATGAGGACAAGCCACAGCGCAAAACACCATCCGATGCCGCCATGTCAGGCCGCGTCGCCAGCGTGGTCCTATTGGTGCTGGCGCTGCTGGTCGTCGTCATGGTGTGGATCGCCTCGTGATAGATACTGGCCGAACGCTGATCACCAACGCCAACCTGATCGACCCCGAGGCCGGGACCGTCACCCAAGGCAGTCTGCTGATCGAAGAGGGCCATATAACGCGCATCACCCCCGGCGCAGCCCCGACGGACATGCCCAAAGGCACGCGGGTCATCGACGCAGGCGGCAGGCACCTTGCCCCCGGTATCGTCGATATCGGCGTCAAGGTCTGCGAGCCGGGCGAGCGGCACAAGGAATCGTTTCGCTCCGCCGGTCTGGCGGCGGCGGCAGGCGGCGTGACCACAATGGCGACGCGCCCCGACACGCTGCCCGCCATCGACAGCCCCGAAGTGCTGGAATTCACCCGCCGCCGCGCCAATGAGGCCGCGCCGGTCAACGTGCTGCCCATGGCCGCCCTGACCAAAGGGCGCGCAGGCAAGGAAATGACCGAAATCGGCTTTCTCATGGATGCGGGTGCCGTCGCCTTTACCGATTGCGACCATGTCGTGCAAAGCACCAAGGTATTCGCGCGCGCGCTGACCTACGCCCGCGCCTGTGGTGCGCTGGTCATCGCCCACCCGCAAGAGCCGGGGCTGTCCGCAGGGGCCGCCGCCACGTCGGGCAAGTTCGCGTCCCTCTATGGCCTGCCTGCCGTCTCGCCCATGGCCGAGCGGATGGGCCTCGACCGCGACATCGCGCTGCTGGAGATGACAGGCGCGCGCTATCACGCCGACCAGATTACGACAGCGCGCGCCCTGCCCGCGCTGCAGCGTGCCAAGCGCAACGGGCTGGATATCACAGCAGGCACATCAATCCACCACCTGACCCTGAACGAGTTGGACCTCGCGGGCTATCGCACCTTTTTCAAGGTCAAGCCGCCCTTGCGCTGCGAAGAAGACCGCCAAGCCATCATCGAGGCGGTGCGCACGGGCCTGATCGACACGATCAGTTCGATGCACACTCCGCAGGACGAAGAGAGCAAGCGCCTGCCCTTTGAGGAGGCCGCAAGTGGCGCCGTGGCATTGGAAACCCTCCTGCCCGCCGCGCTGCGCCTTTATCATTCGGGCGATCTGGACCTGCCGACGCTGTTCCGCGCACTATCGCTGAATCCTGCGAAACGGTTGGGCCTGCCCTCCGGTCGGCTGTCCGTCGGCGCGCCCGCCGATCTGGTGCTGTTCGATGCCGACAAGCCCTTTGTTCTTGACCGGTTCAAGCTGCGCTCGAAATCCAAGAACACGCCCTTTGACGGCGCGCGGATGCAGGGCCGCGTCATGACGACCTTCGTCGCCGGAACCCCTGTTTATGAGGCCAACTAAATGCCCCTGATTGAAACCTCTGCCGCATTGCTGATCCCATGGGCCGTGATCGGCTATCTGCTGGGATCGATCCCCTCGGGCATTTTAATCGCCCGCGCACTGGGGCTGGGCGATCTGCGCAGCATCGGATCGGGCAATATCGGCGCAACGAACGTCTTGCGTACCGGGTCCAAGGGCGCGGCGGCGGCTACCCTGCTGCTTGATGCGGCCAAGGGCGCAATCGCTGTCCTGCTGGCCCGCTGTCTGGCGGGCGAGGATGCGGCGCAATTGGCGGGCTTGATGGCGCTTATCGGCCACTGCTTTCCTGTTTGGCTAGGCTTTCGAGGCGGCAAGGGGATGGCAACGTTCCTTGGTCTGATGCTGGCGCTGGCGTGGCCCATCGGCGTGCTCTGCTGCGCGACATGGCTGGCGACGGCGCTGATCGCGCGCATCTCCTCGCTGTCGGCCTTGGTTTCGGCGTGCAGCGCGGTCCTGTGGATGCTGGTGCTGGGATACTGGCAGATGCTGGTGCTGGGTATCGTGACGGCGGCGCTGATCCTGTGGCGGCACCGGGCCAACATCGCGCGGCTGCGCGCCGGGACGGAGCCCAAGATCGGCGCAAAGTGACGCGGGATGCTGTCAGACCAGCGCGCCAATCATTTCGCGGTGTAGCGACGGCCCTGCTGCCACCATCCCATCCACCTGCGGGACCGGATTGTTGAACCGCAGCAATTGCCCCCGACGATTCGTCGACAGGGCCCCCGCCTCGCGCAGGATCAGATCGCCAGCGGCCACGTCCCATTCCCATGTCTTGCGCAGCGTCAGCATGGCATCGAACCGCCCCTCGGCCACCAAACTCAACCGGTAAGCCAGCGACGGTCGATGCTCGCGCTTGAAGGCGGGGACCGCGCCGCGCCAGTGGTGCGCCTCCAGCATGGTTTTGGCTGCCAATAATGTCGCGCCCTCGGACCCTGCCTGCGCACTGGCGTGGATCGGCGCGCCGTTCAGTGTCGCGCCCATGCCAGCGGCGGCGGCATACATCAGGTCCAGCATAGGCAAATAAACGACGGCGGCCGTCACCACGCCCTCGTCGCAGACGGCCAGCGCGTGCGCCCAAGCGCGGCTACCGTCAATAAAGCTGCGTGTGCCGTCGATGGGGTCGATGATGAAAGTGCGCGGCGCGGCGGCGCGCAGGGGGTCAGGTGCGCTCTCTTCGCTGAGCCAGCCATAAGCGGGACGCGCGCTGCGCAAACGCGCCTCAAGGACGTCGTTGACGGCCAGATCGGCCTCGGTCACAGGGCCCGCATCTTGGGGCTTGTCCCAACGCTTGGCGGTAGCGCCGACATACCCTGTCGCCACTTCGCCCGCCGCCCGCGCAGCATCGATCAGCAGGGGCAGGTCACGCGCCGGCAAGGGTCATCCCCTCGACCAGCAGCGACGGCACGACCGATGACAGATACGTGCGCGCATCATTGGCGGGCGTCATACGCATCAGCATGTCATGCAGATTTCCGGCAATGGTCAGCTCGTTCACCGGATAGGCGATCTCGCCATTCTCGATCCAGAAGCCGGACGCCCCACGCGAATAATCGCC includes:
- a CDS encoding efflux RND transporter permease subunit; protein product: MARGIPPAAGGIISWFTRHRTAANLLLVVMVVMGLAAVPNMRAQFFPDVVVQSVTVSVEWDGAGAEDIDAAIIQVLEPDMLAIEGVESTQGSSRENFGTIAIEFQPGWDMARAATDVQAAVDSVTTLPDAAEDPKVRRGSWFDRVTDVVITGPVGVDQLALYADELVTRLFAEGVTRTTLRGVAAPQIIVEVPGVQLMAHDITLAEIAAAIAAEVDADPAGDVDGAATRVRTGREKRDPDQIAAITLRGAPGETRLTVGDVADLRVLGASRTRAYFVGDNPAISLRVDRSEGGDAIGIQKTVEKVARDMARTLPEGVSVDLIRTRSEQISGRLNTLLDNAMIGLMLVVGLLFLFLNARTAFWVAAGIPVALLAAVALMYAAGITINMISLFALIITLGIVVDDAIVVGEHADARVKSLGESPVVAAENAARRMAMPVFSATATTVIAFLGLTAIAGRFGDLIADIPFTVVVVLTASLVECFLILPNHMSHALTASARAHWYDAPSRTVNRGFEWVREAVFRPAMAGVIWLRYPVLAGTVLILASQAALFVRGDVTWRFFNAPERGSVTGNFAMAPGATRADSIEMMREMQRATAELATEYEAEYGVNPLDYVMAEIGGNAGRNLSGAETKEPDQLGGISIELIEADLRPYSSFAFVAALQERVVPHPLAETVSFRGMRSGPGGDALDVQFSGADAATLKAASQALQEALLAFPEVTGLEDDLAYDKQELVLDLTPQGAALGFGIDALGRELRARLNGIEAATYPVGPRSAEVRVELPEGALTADFLERTQLRTPGGAYVPLADIVSVERRDGFSTVRRENGVRLISVTGDISEDDPARASEIQELLRTDILPRIASELQVDWRMSGLAEQEDDFLNDALLGLMLTLVGIYLVLSLVFGSWTRPVVVMAIIPFGLVGTIYGHHAWDVPLSMFTVVGLLGMTGIIINDSIVLVTTIDEYAETRGLIPSIIDGAADRLRPVLLTTLTTVLGLAPLLFERSQDAQFLKPTVITLVYGLGFGMVLVLLVVPALIAVQHDVARQTAALRRALAFRVPRVRAAMLAGVVLIAAWFAATMGAAMWTGALPGFVKALVPMAARIEPVAGGLLAFALGAMVLVAALYLVLALGQALRARPKAFRR
- a CDS encoding efflux RND transporter periplasmic adaptor subunit, translated to MQFLRRSLTGLILMSLTLGILAYAGYILNASVQARLARTPDAGVREEREFAVKVVLAQPQAIAPTLIAYGEVRSRRTLELRAKASGTIVELAEAFDEGRQVEAGQLLVRIDPADTQSARDRASSDLMDARAEARDAARGLDLARDELTAARDQADLQERALQRQRDLGERGVATTAAAETAELAAAAARGAVLTRRQAVASAEARVDQAATGTVRAEIALAEAERRLADTSITAEFAGALADVAVDQGALVSNGERLASLIDRSALEVAFRVSTSQFARLLDQNAQLRRAPVTAVLEASGTRLIAPGSITRASAAVGEGQTGRLVFARLESAQGLKPGDFVTVEVAEPVLENVVRLPATALGADGAVLALDADTRLEPLAVTLIRRQGDDVLIRAAEGSPPLAGRQIVTQRSPLLGAGIKVRPIGAGAAAPEPAAMLELSEERRARLIAYVEGSRDMPDAMRTRLLDQLAQARVPARVVERLENRMGG
- the moaB gene encoding molybdenum cofactor biosynthesis protein B, which produces MSNIDETRKFIPVRIAVLTVSDTRQADDDRSGDTLAARIEGAGHILAARAIVRDERAAIAKRLRDWCEDAGIDAIISTGGTGLTGRDVTVEAHRDVYEKEIDAFGTVFTHVSMAKIGTSAVQSRATAGVARGTYLFALPGSPGACKDAWDDILSLQLDYRHRPCNFVEIMPRLDEHQRRK
- a CDS encoding LysE family translocator — translated: MIDPWLLLAFLPAALALNLTPGADMMFCLGQGLRAGPKQAMAASAGISLGALVHVSLAALGIGALVTAAPWLFDVIRWVGVAYLLWLAVGALRTGPVHATGRPMSVRRAFREGLIVNLTNPKVIFFVLAFLPQFTDPTRSLLGQFLMLGAIMGFGGLIINGAVGVFAGGLGRRMAGSPRFARGLGYATAAIFTALAARLAILERA
- a CDS encoding uracil-DNA glycosylase, translating into MDSALDFHGLRALLQWQVELGVDEAIGDVPVNRYEAPAAAPKAVAPAAQKAVPLHAAPDAEAAARQAAEGANDLDALRAALAAYDHCELKRGARNLVFADGVPGARVMIIGEAPGREEDRAGRPFVGQAGKMLDRMLASIGLSREENVYITNILPWRPPQNADPKPGEIAMMRPFMQRHVELAAPEMVILVGNISCQAGLGERGITKLRGKWTEAWGKPALPMFHPAYLLRTPAAKRAAWADLLAVQARLRGDAS
- a CDS encoding aspartate carbamoyltransferase catalytic subunit is translated as MPFDHTHLLGIEPLAPHDITTILDLADQYADQGRSGAKHGDALAGLTQINMFFENSTRTQASFELAGKRLGADVMSMAMQASSIKKGETLIDTAMTLNAMHPDLLVVRHPHSGAVDLLAQKVNCAVLNAGDGRHEHPTQALLDALTIRRAKGRLHRLNIAICGDIAHSRVARSNIILLGKMENRIRLIGPPTLMPAGIGEFGVEVYDDMQKGLEGVDVVMMLRLQRERMDGGFIPSEREYYHRYGLDAEKLAHAAPDAIVMHPGPMNRGVEIDGELADDIRRSVIQQQVEMGVAVRMAAMDLLARNLRRRATPKTVMA
- the pyrC gene encoding dihydroorotase, whose amino-acid sequence is MIDTGRTLITNANLIDPEAGTVTQGSLLIEEGHITRITPGAAPTDMPKGTRVIDAGGRHLAPGIVDIGVKVCEPGERHKESFRSAGLAAAAGGVTTMATRPDTLPAIDSPEVLEFTRRRANEAAPVNVLPMAALTKGRAGKEMTEIGFLMDAGAVAFTDCDHVVQSTKVFARALTYARACGALVIAHPQEPGLSAGAAATSGKFASLYGLPAVSPMAERMGLDRDIALLEMTGARYHADQITTARALPALQRAKRNGLDITAGTSIHHLTLNELDLAGYRTFFKVKPPLRCEEDRQAIIEAVRTGLIDTISSMHTPQDEESKRLPFEEAASGAVALETLLPAALRLYHSGDLDLPTLFRALSLNPAKRLGLPSGRLSVGAPADLVLFDADKPFVLDRFKLRSKSKNTPFDGARMQGRVMTTFVAGTPVYEAN
- the plsY gene encoding glycerol-3-phosphate 1-O-acyltransferase PlsY, whose translation is MPLIETSAALLIPWAVIGYLLGSIPSGILIARALGLGDLRSIGSGNIGATNVLRTGSKGAAAATLLLDAAKGAIAVLLARCLAGEDAAQLAGLMALIGHCFPVWLGFRGGKGMATFLGLMLALAWPIGVLCCATWLATALIARISSLSALVSACSAVLWMLVLGYWQMLVLGIVTAALILWRHRANIARLRAGTEPKIGAK
- a CDS encoding 3'(2'),5'-bisphosphate nucleotidase CysQ, which gives rise to MPARDLPLLIDAARAAGEVATGYVGATAKRWDKPQDAGPVTEADLAVNDVLEARLRSARPAYGWLSEESAPDPLRAAAPRTFIIDPIDGTRSFIDGSRAWAHALAVCDEGVVTAAVVYLPMLDLMYAAAAGMGATLNGAPIHASAQAGSEGATLLAAKTMLEAHHWRGAVPAFKREHRPSLAYRLSLVAEGRFDAMLTLRKTWEWDVAAGDLILREAGALSTNRRGQLLRFNNPVPQVDGMVAAGPSLHREMIGALV